A window of the Hypomesus transpacificus isolate Combined female chromosome 10, fHypTra1, whole genome shotgun sequence genome harbors these coding sequences:
- the LOC124472503 gene encoding acyl-CoA-binding domain-containing protein 5A-like isoform X4: MPVGLGTTMACEADSASLETKFDAAVRVIRSLSEDGPYQPSDDMMMMFYSYYQQVTCGPCCRPRPAGFWDTAGKAKWDAWRSLGEMTREEAMAAYVDDIQLILETLPMTEEVSALLELLGNFYEEVEGGAEEEEEEEEDKRPFTRPFASASVGFGGPTDKPLMEGFGDLWDALQNPTEELTTAGSDVTGVVWNGVESQSAVSEEEETKVEGKEGSSDAADGDDDDDGDDEEDESDEDAEEHLQEEDRVPGGRPDPRLLRVEDWRWRSGFRLTNGIAAPSVSSATNGTHSSLNSEVEEEELACSGGPSQGPWHRHLNGHLSDPRDAELIHRGDSDNEEFCDSMEHLAMDQASRSTRLPSSGSVKSRGLELEDTTRTRAWGDPPCESGLGTDRPDNSSSQKETVPGLESPSMSHSSQLCCGSEAVTGGNLDVQIAMALRRLQEDMCSVLQRLDNLEVLTETQTRLLSVRLRDSGPPLLITQRPSWWPLHLSPVAVAFTTVWPLFAHWLVWLFLQRRKRRKIS, encoded by the exons ATGCCGGTGGGGCTCGGGACTACTATGGCGTGTGAGGCCGATAGTGCCTCCCTTGAGACCAAATTCGATGCTGCTGTCAGAGTGATACGGAGCTTGTCTGAAGACG gtccGTACCAGCCCTCGGAtgacatgatgatgatgttcTACAGCTACTACCAGCAGGTTACCTGTGGGCCCTGCTGCAGGCCCCGGCCAGCTGGCTTCTGGGACACTGCTGGCAAGGCCAAATG GGACGCGTGGCGGTCGCTAGGGGAGATGACCAGGGAGGAGGCGATGGCGGCGTATGTAGATGACATCCAGCTG ATTCTGGAAACACTCCCGATGACGGAGGAGGTGTCAGCTCTGCTGGAGCTCCTGGGGAACTTCtacgaggaggtggagggaggcgcggaggaggaggaagaggaggaggaagacaagagACCTTTCACCAGGCCTTTTGCGTCCGCTTCAG TGGGGTTCGGAGGGCCTACTGACAAGCCGCTGATGGAAG GATTTGGGGATCTGTGGGATGCACTGCAGAACCCCACTGAGGAGCTCACGacagcaggaagtgatgtcactgGCGTAGTTTGGAATGGTGTAGAGAGCCAATCAGCAgtgagcgaggaggaggagaccaaggTGGAAGGCAAGGAGGGGAGCAGTGATGCtgctgatggtgatgatgatgatgatggtgatgatgaggaggatgagagtgatgaagatgcagaggaacatctgcaggaggaggacagag TTCCAGGAGGGAGGCCTGATCCTCGTCTCCTGAGGGTGGAGGACTGGCGCTGGAGGTCGGGGTTCAGACTGACCAACGGCATCGCGGCTCCTAGTGTGTCCTCCGCCACCAACGGGACGCACAGTTCCCTGAAcagcgaggtggaggaggaggagctggcctgCTCCGGAGGCCCCTCACAGGGCCCCTGGCACAGGCACCTCAACGGACACCTCAGCG atcccagagacgctgagctgATCCACCGTGGTGACTCAGACAACGAGGAGTTCTGTGACTCCATGGAGCATCTGGCCATGGACCAG gcctccaggTCAACCAGGCTGCCCTCCTCTGGGAGTGTGAAGAGTAGGGGCCTGGAGCTGGAAGACACCACCAGGACCCGGGCATGGGGGGACCCCCCCTGTGAGTCAGGACTTGGTACGGACCGCCCCGACAACTCCTCGTCACAGAAAGAAACAG TCCCAGGCTTAGAGTCCCCGAGTATGAGCCACAGCTCTCAGCTCTGCTGCGGTTCGGAGGCTGTCACCGGCGGCAACCTGGATGTGCAGATCGCCATGGCGCTGAGGAGGCTGCAAGAGGACATGTGCTCGGTGCTCCAGAGACTGGACAACCTGGAGGTGTTGACGGAAACACAG ACCAGATTGCTGTCTGTGAGACTCAGAGACTCTGGCCCCCCACTGCTGATCacacag AGACCCTCATGGTGGCCCTTGCACCTGTCCCCTGTTGCCGTGGCGTTCACCACAGTCTGGCCTCTGTTCGCCCATTGGCTGGTTTGGCTGTTcctgcagaggaggaagaggag AAAAATCAGTTGA
- the LOC124472503 gene encoding acyl-CoA-binding domain-containing protein 5A-like isoform X3 produces MFSEQFKHLIELMDSGFSEGPCLRLTMCCATNLLRRSCLGLVDLNPDRFSLHGPYQPSDDMMMMFYSYYQQVTCGPCCRPRPAGFWDTAGKAKWDAWRSLGEMTREEAMAAYVDDIQLILETLPMTEEVSALLELLGNFYEEVEGGAEEEEEEEEDKRPFTRPFASASGFGDLWDALQNPTEELTTAGSDVTGVVWNGVESQSAVSEEEETKVEGKEGSSDAADGDDDDDGDDEEDESDEDAEEHLQEEDRVPGGRPDPRLLRVEDWRWRSGFRLTNGIAAPSVSSATNGTHSSLNSEVEEEELACSGGPSQGPWHRHLNGHLSDPRDAELIHRGDSDNEEFCDSMEHLAMDQASRSTRLPSSGSVKSRGLELEDTTRTRAWGDPPCESGLGTDRPDNSSSQKETVPGLESPSMSHSSQLCCGSEAVTGGNLDVQIAMALRRLQEDMCSVLQRLDNLEVLTETQTRLLSVRLRDSGPPLLITQRPSWWPLHLSPVAVAFTTVWPLFAHWLVWLFLQRRKRRKIS; encoded by the exons ATGTTCAGCGAGCAATTCAAACACTTAATAGAGTTAATGGACAGCGGTTTCTCTGAAGGACCGTGTTTACGTCTGACTATGTGCTGTGCCACCAACCTCCTCCGTAGAAGCTGTCTGGGATTGGTTGACCTAAATCCTGACAGGTTTAGCCTTCATG gtccGTACCAGCCCTCGGAtgacatgatgatgatgttcTACAGCTACTACCAGCAGGTTACCTGTGGGCCCTGCTGCAGGCCCCGGCCAGCTGGCTTCTGGGACACTGCTGGCAAGGCCAAATG GGACGCGTGGCGGTCGCTAGGGGAGATGACCAGGGAGGAGGCGATGGCGGCGTATGTAGATGACATCCAGCTG ATTCTGGAAACACTCCCGATGACGGAGGAGGTGTCAGCTCTGCTGGAGCTCCTGGGGAACTTCtacgaggaggtggagggaggcgcggaggaggaggaagaggaggaggaagacaagagACCTTTCACCAGGCCTTTTGCGTCCGCTTCAG GATTTGGGGATCTGTGGGATGCACTGCAGAACCCCACTGAGGAGCTCACGacagcaggaagtgatgtcactgGCGTAGTTTGGAATGGTGTAGAGAGCCAATCAGCAgtgagcgaggaggaggagaccaaggTGGAAGGCAAGGAGGGGAGCAGTGATGCtgctgatggtgatgatgatgatgatggtgatgatgaggaggatgagagtgatgaagatgcagaggaacatctgcaggaggaggacagag TTCCAGGAGGGAGGCCTGATCCTCGTCTCCTGAGGGTGGAGGACTGGCGCTGGAGGTCGGGGTTCAGACTGACCAACGGCATCGCGGCTCCTAGTGTGTCCTCCGCCACCAACGGGACGCACAGTTCCCTGAAcagcgaggtggaggaggaggagctggcctgCTCCGGAGGCCCCTCACAGGGCCCCTGGCACAGGCACCTCAACGGACACCTCAGCG atcccagagacgctgagctgATCCACCGTGGTGACTCAGACAACGAGGAGTTCTGTGACTCCATGGAGCATCTGGCCATGGACCAG gcctccaggTCAACCAGGCTGCCCTCCTCTGGGAGTGTGAAGAGTAGGGGCCTGGAGCTGGAAGACACCACCAGGACCCGGGCATGGGGGGACCCCCCCTGTGAGTCAGGACTTGGTACGGACCGCCCCGACAACTCCTCGTCACAGAAAGAAACAG TCCCAGGCTTAGAGTCCCCGAGTATGAGCCACAGCTCTCAGCTCTGCTGCGGTTCGGAGGCTGTCACCGGCGGCAACCTGGATGTGCAGATCGCCATGGCGCTGAGGAGGCTGCAAGAGGACATGTGCTCGGTGCTCCAGAGACTGGACAACCTGGAGGTGTTGACGGAAACACAG ACCAGATTGCTGTCTGTGAGACTCAGAGACTCTGGCCCCCCACTGCTGATCacacag AGACCCTCATGGTGGCCCTTGCACCTGTCCCCTGTTGCCGTGGCGTTCACCACAGTCTGGCCTCTGTTCGCCCATTGGCTGGTTTGGCTGTTcctgcagaggaggaagaggag AAAAATCAGTTGA
- the LOC124472503 gene encoding acyl-CoA-binding domain-containing protein 5A-like isoform X1 has product MFSEQFKHLIELMDSGFSEGPCLRLTMCCATNLLRRSCLGLVDLNPDRFSLHGPYQPSDDMMMMFYSYYQQVTCGPCCRPRPAGFWDTAGKAKWDAWRSLGEMTREEAMAAYVDDIQLILETLPMTEEVSALLELLGNFYEEVEGGAEEEEEEEEDKRPFTRPFASASVGFGGPTDKPLMEGFGDLWDALQNPTEELTTAGSDVTGVVWNGVESQSAVSEEEETKVEGKEGSSDAADGDDDDDGDDEEDESDEDAEEHLQEEDRVPGGRPDPRLLRVEDWRWRSGFRLTNGIAAPSVSSATNGTHSSLNSEVEEEELACSGGPSQGPWHRHLNGHLSDPRDAELIHRGDSDNEEFCDSMEHLAMDQASRSTRLPSSGSVKSRGLELEDTTRTRAWGDPPCESGLGTDRPDNSSSQKETVPGLESPSMSHSSQLCCGSEAVTGGNLDVQIAMALRRLQEDMCSVLQRLDNLEVLTETQTRLLSVRLRDSGPPLLITQRPSWWPLHLSPVAVAFTTVWPLFAHWLVWLFLQRRKRRKIS; this is encoded by the exons ATGTTCAGCGAGCAATTCAAACACTTAATAGAGTTAATGGACAGCGGTTTCTCTGAAGGACCGTGTTTACGTCTGACTATGTGCTGTGCCACCAACCTCCTCCGTAGAAGCTGTCTGGGATTGGTTGACCTAAATCCTGACAGGTTTAGCCTTCATG gtccGTACCAGCCCTCGGAtgacatgatgatgatgttcTACAGCTACTACCAGCAGGTTACCTGTGGGCCCTGCTGCAGGCCCCGGCCAGCTGGCTTCTGGGACACTGCTGGCAAGGCCAAATG GGACGCGTGGCGGTCGCTAGGGGAGATGACCAGGGAGGAGGCGATGGCGGCGTATGTAGATGACATCCAGCTG ATTCTGGAAACACTCCCGATGACGGAGGAGGTGTCAGCTCTGCTGGAGCTCCTGGGGAACTTCtacgaggaggtggagggaggcgcggaggaggaggaagaggaggaggaagacaagagACCTTTCACCAGGCCTTTTGCGTCCGCTTCAG TGGGGTTCGGAGGGCCTACTGACAAGCCGCTGATGGAAG GATTTGGGGATCTGTGGGATGCACTGCAGAACCCCACTGAGGAGCTCACGacagcaggaagtgatgtcactgGCGTAGTTTGGAATGGTGTAGAGAGCCAATCAGCAgtgagcgaggaggaggagaccaaggTGGAAGGCAAGGAGGGGAGCAGTGATGCtgctgatggtgatgatgatgatgatggtgatgatgaggaggatgagagtgatgaagatgcagaggaacatctgcaggaggaggacagag TTCCAGGAGGGAGGCCTGATCCTCGTCTCCTGAGGGTGGAGGACTGGCGCTGGAGGTCGGGGTTCAGACTGACCAACGGCATCGCGGCTCCTAGTGTGTCCTCCGCCACCAACGGGACGCACAGTTCCCTGAAcagcgaggtggaggaggaggagctggcctgCTCCGGAGGCCCCTCACAGGGCCCCTGGCACAGGCACCTCAACGGACACCTCAGCG atcccagagacgctgagctgATCCACCGTGGTGACTCAGACAACGAGGAGTTCTGTGACTCCATGGAGCATCTGGCCATGGACCAG gcctccaggTCAACCAGGCTGCCCTCCTCTGGGAGTGTGAAGAGTAGGGGCCTGGAGCTGGAAGACACCACCAGGACCCGGGCATGGGGGGACCCCCCCTGTGAGTCAGGACTTGGTACGGACCGCCCCGACAACTCCTCGTCACAGAAAGAAACAG TCCCAGGCTTAGAGTCCCCGAGTATGAGCCACAGCTCTCAGCTCTGCTGCGGTTCGGAGGCTGTCACCGGCGGCAACCTGGATGTGCAGATCGCCATGGCGCTGAGGAGGCTGCAAGAGGACATGTGCTCGGTGCTCCAGAGACTGGACAACCTGGAGGTGTTGACGGAAACACAG ACCAGATTGCTGTCTGTGAGACTCAGAGACTCTGGCCCCCCACTGCTGATCacacag AGACCCTCATGGTGGCCCTTGCACCTGTCCCCTGTTGCCGTGGCGTTCACCACAGTCTGGCCTCTGTTCGCCCATTGGCTGGTTTGGCTGTTcctgcagaggaggaagaggag AAAAATCAGTTGA
- the LOC124472503 gene encoding acyl-CoA-binding domain-containing protein 5A-like isoform X2: MFSEQFKHLIELMDSGFSEGPCLRLTMCCATNLLRRSCLGLVDLNPDRFSLHGPYQPSDDMMMMFYSYYQQVTCGPCCRPRPAGFWDTAGKAKWDAWRSLGEMTREEAMAAYVDDIQLILETLPMTEEVSALLELLGNFYEEVEGGAEEEEEEEEDKRPFTRPFASASVGFGGPTDKPLMEGFGDLWDALQNPTEELTTAGSDVTGVVWNGVESQSAVSEEEETKVEGKEGSSDAADGDDDDDGDDEEDESDEDAEEHLQEEDRVPGGRPDPRLLRVEDWRWRSGFRLTNGIAAPSVSSATNGTHSSLNSEVEEEELACSGGPSQGPWHRHLNGHLSDPRDAELIHRGDSDNEEFCDSMEHLAMDQASRSTRLPSSGSVKSRGLELEDTTRTRAWGDPPCESGLGTDRPDNSSSQKETGLESPSMSHSSQLCCGSEAVTGGNLDVQIAMALRRLQEDMCSVLQRLDNLEVLTETQTRLLSVRLRDSGPPLLITQRPSWWPLHLSPVAVAFTTVWPLFAHWLVWLFLQRRKRRKIS; this comes from the exons ATGTTCAGCGAGCAATTCAAACACTTAATAGAGTTAATGGACAGCGGTTTCTCTGAAGGACCGTGTTTACGTCTGACTATGTGCTGTGCCACCAACCTCCTCCGTAGAAGCTGTCTGGGATTGGTTGACCTAAATCCTGACAGGTTTAGCCTTCATG gtccGTACCAGCCCTCGGAtgacatgatgatgatgttcTACAGCTACTACCAGCAGGTTACCTGTGGGCCCTGCTGCAGGCCCCGGCCAGCTGGCTTCTGGGACACTGCTGGCAAGGCCAAATG GGACGCGTGGCGGTCGCTAGGGGAGATGACCAGGGAGGAGGCGATGGCGGCGTATGTAGATGACATCCAGCTG ATTCTGGAAACACTCCCGATGACGGAGGAGGTGTCAGCTCTGCTGGAGCTCCTGGGGAACTTCtacgaggaggtggagggaggcgcggaggaggaggaagaggaggaggaagacaagagACCTTTCACCAGGCCTTTTGCGTCCGCTTCAG TGGGGTTCGGAGGGCCTACTGACAAGCCGCTGATGGAAG GATTTGGGGATCTGTGGGATGCACTGCAGAACCCCACTGAGGAGCTCACGacagcaggaagtgatgtcactgGCGTAGTTTGGAATGGTGTAGAGAGCCAATCAGCAgtgagcgaggaggaggagaccaaggTGGAAGGCAAGGAGGGGAGCAGTGATGCtgctgatggtgatgatgatgatgatggtgatgatgaggaggatgagagtgatgaagatgcagaggaacatctgcaggaggaggacagag TTCCAGGAGGGAGGCCTGATCCTCGTCTCCTGAGGGTGGAGGACTGGCGCTGGAGGTCGGGGTTCAGACTGACCAACGGCATCGCGGCTCCTAGTGTGTCCTCCGCCACCAACGGGACGCACAGTTCCCTGAAcagcgaggtggaggaggaggagctggcctgCTCCGGAGGCCCCTCACAGGGCCCCTGGCACAGGCACCTCAACGGACACCTCAGCG atcccagagacgctgagctgATCCACCGTGGTGACTCAGACAACGAGGAGTTCTGTGACTCCATGGAGCATCTGGCCATGGACCAG gcctccaggTCAACCAGGCTGCCCTCCTCTGGGAGTGTGAAGAGTAGGGGCCTGGAGCTGGAAGACACCACCAGGACCCGGGCATGGGGGGACCCCCCCTGTGAGTCAGGACTTGGTACGGACCGCCCCGACAACTCCTCGTCACAGAAAGAAACAG GCTTAGAGTCCCCGAGTATGAGCCACAGCTCTCAGCTCTGCTGCGGTTCGGAGGCTGTCACCGGCGGCAACCTGGATGTGCAGATCGCCATGGCGCTGAGGAGGCTGCAAGAGGACATGTGCTCGGTGCTCCAGAGACTGGACAACCTGGAGGTGTTGACGGAAACACAG ACCAGATTGCTGTCTGTGAGACTCAGAGACTCTGGCCCCCCACTGCTGATCacacag AGACCCTCATGGTGGCCCTTGCACCTGTCCCCTGTTGCCGTGGCGTTCACCACAGTCTGGCCTCTGTTCGCCCATTGGCTGGTTTGGCTGTTcctgcagaggaggaagaggag AAAAATCAGTTGA
- the LOC124472503 gene encoding acyl-CoA-binding domain-containing protein 5-like isoform X5 yields the protein MFSEQFKHLIELMDSGFSEGPCLRLTMCCATNLLRRSCLGLVDLNPDRFSLHGPYQPSDDMMMMFYSYYQQVTCGPCCRPRPAGFWDTAGKAKWDAWRSLGEMTREEAMAAYVDDIQLILETLPMTEEVSALLELLGNFYEEVEGGAEEEEEEEEDKRPFTRPFASASVPGGRPDPRLLRVEDWRWRSGFRLTNGIAAPSVSSATNGTHSSLNSEVEEEELACSGGPSQGPWHRHLNGHLSDPRDAELIHRGDSDNEEFCDSMEHLAMDQASRSTRLPSSGSVKSRGLELEDTTRTRAWGDPPCESGLGTDRPDNSSSQKETVPGLESPSMSHSSQLCCGSEAVTGGNLDVQIAMALRRLQEDMCSVLQRLDNLEVLTETQTRLLSVRLRDSGPPLLITQRPSWWPLHLSPVAVAFTTVWPLFAHWLVWLFLQRRKRRKIS from the exons ATGTTCAGCGAGCAATTCAAACACTTAATAGAGTTAATGGACAGCGGTTTCTCTGAAGGACCGTGTTTACGTCTGACTATGTGCTGTGCCACCAACCTCCTCCGTAGAAGCTGTCTGGGATTGGTTGACCTAAATCCTGACAGGTTTAGCCTTCATG gtccGTACCAGCCCTCGGAtgacatgatgatgatgttcTACAGCTACTACCAGCAGGTTACCTGTGGGCCCTGCTGCAGGCCCCGGCCAGCTGGCTTCTGGGACACTGCTGGCAAGGCCAAATG GGACGCGTGGCGGTCGCTAGGGGAGATGACCAGGGAGGAGGCGATGGCGGCGTATGTAGATGACATCCAGCTG ATTCTGGAAACACTCCCGATGACGGAGGAGGTGTCAGCTCTGCTGGAGCTCCTGGGGAACTTCtacgaggaggtggagggaggcgcggaggaggaggaagaggaggaggaagacaagagACCTTTCACCAGGCCTTTTGCGTCCGCTTCAG TTCCAGGAGGGAGGCCTGATCCTCGTCTCCTGAGGGTGGAGGACTGGCGCTGGAGGTCGGGGTTCAGACTGACCAACGGCATCGCGGCTCCTAGTGTGTCCTCCGCCACCAACGGGACGCACAGTTCCCTGAAcagcgaggtggaggaggaggagctggcctgCTCCGGAGGCCCCTCACAGGGCCCCTGGCACAGGCACCTCAACGGACACCTCAGCG atcccagagacgctgagctgATCCACCGTGGTGACTCAGACAACGAGGAGTTCTGTGACTCCATGGAGCATCTGGCCATGGACCAG gcctccaggTCAACCAGGCTGCCCTCCTCTGGGAGTGTGAAGAGTAGGGGCCTGGAGCTGGAAGACACCACCAGGACCCGGGCATGGGGGGACCCCCCCTGTGAGTCAGGACTTGGTACGGACCGCCCCGACAACTCCTCGTCACAGAAAGAAACAG TCCCAGGCTTAGAGTCCCCGAGTATGAGCCACAGCTCTCAGCTCTGCTGCGGTTCGGAGGCTGTCACCGGCGGCAACCTGGATGTGCAGATCGCCATGGCGCTGAGGAGGCTGCAAGAGGACATGTGCTCGGTGCTCCAGAGACTGGACAACCTGGAGGTGTTGACGGAAACACAG ACCAGATTGCTGTCTGTGAGACTCAGAGACTCTGGCCCCCCACTGCTGATCacacag AGACCCTCATGGTGGCCCTTGCACCTGTCCCCTGTTGCCGTGGCGTTCACCACAGTCTGGCCTCTGTTCGCCCATTGGCTGGTTTGGCTGTTcctgcagaggaggaagaggag AAAAATCAGTTGA